In Deltaproteobacteria bacterium, the following proteins share a genomic window:
- a CDS encoding aspartate/glutamate racemase family protein has product MNSIKGGRPFYGEAIGILMLDMKAPLIPGNVGNATTYDFPVRFKVLEGVPSNWWCDEEGPSPRRLEIFIRTARELEREGVRAITTGCGFFAIYQKEASRALNVPLFNSPLLLVPMVSRMIGEKRKVGILTAGARHLKGPFLRNAGIDESIPTAIAGMDEKEEFTKVHVTQEKSTVDVERMEAEVVDVARRLVSENPDMGALVFECSDLPPFAAAVHEAVGLPVFDFITLVNTVYMAVVKKRYHGFL; this is encoded by the coding sequence ATGAATTCCATCAAGGGAGGAAGACCGTTCTACGGTGAGGCGATCGGAATACTCATGCTCGATATGAAGGCTCCCCTTATCCCTGGAAATGTCGGGAATGCCACGACATACGATTTCCCGGTAAGGTTCAAAGTCTTAGAGGGTGTTCCCAGCAACTGGTGGTGCGATGAGGAGGGACCTTCGCCGAGGAGGTTGGAGATATTTATCAGGACTGCGAGGGAACTGGAGAGGGAGGGGGTCAGGGCGATAACGACCGGATGCGGGTTTTTCGCCATCTACCAGAAAGAGGCCAGCCGGGCCCTGAACGTTCCCCTTTTCAACTCACCCCTGCTTTTGGTCCCGATGGTGTCGCGCATGATCGGCGAGAAGAGGAAAGTGGGGATTTTGACGGCAGGGGCGAGGCACTTGAAAGGGCCTTTTCTGAGAAACGCGGGAATCGATGAGTCTATTCCCACGGCGATAGCGGGTATGGACGAGAAGGAGGAGTTTACCAAGGTCCACGTCACCCAGGAGAAATCGACCGTCGACGTGGAGAGGATGGAGGCCGAGGTGGTGGACGTGGCCCGGAGACTCGTATCGGAAAACCCCGATATGGGGGCGCTGGTCTTTGAGTGCAGCGACCTGCCGCCCTTTGCCGCGGCCGTCCACGAAGCCGTGGGACTCCCCGTTTTCGATTTTATCACCCTGGTCAACACGGTCTACATGGCCGTGGTCAAGAAGAGGTACCACGGATTCCTATGA
- a CDS encoding SDR family oxidoreductase → MSLEGKVSLVTGASSGIGRAIALALAREGTRVAVNYKTNREGAKRVEKEIRAMGGESLVVGADVSRSDQVEEMVEKVERGLGEIDILVNNAGIAKMGKVEEITEEDWDEVLDVNLKGTFLCCRAVIGGMKRRRNGKIVNISSTAAKIGGTNSAASYAAAKAGVSCFTIHLAKEVLPYNICVNAVAPGGIDTPLLDMYGPKGKEILRASTPRGLGRPEDVAEAVVFLVSDRASFITGEILDVNGGSLMD, encoded by the coding sequence ATGAGCCTGGAAGGAAAAGTCTCTCTTGTAACCGGTGCATCGAGCGGGATCGGAAGGGCGATCGCCCTTGCCCTGGCCAGGGAAGGCACGAGGGTGGCGGTAAACTACAAGACCAACCGTGAGGGAGCGAAGAGGGTGGAAAAGGAGATCAGGGCCATGGGAGGAGAGTCTCTGGTGGTGGGGGCGGACGTTTCCAGGAGCGACCAGGTGGAGGAGATGGTCGAGAAGGTGGAACGCGGCCTCGGGGAGATAGACATACTCGTCAACAACGCCGGGATCGCCAAGATGGGCAAGGTGGAGGAGATTACAGAGGAGGACTGGGACGAGGTTCTCGATGTGAACCTCAAGGGGACCTTTCTCTGTTGCAGGGCGGTGATTGGAGGTATGAAGAGGCGGAGGAACGGGAAAATCGTGAACATCTCCTCTACTGCCGCGAAGATCGGCGGTACGAACTCGGCGGCCAGTTACGCGGCCGCCAAGGCAGGGGTTTCGTGTTTCACCATCCACCTTGCAAAAGAGGTGCTTCCCTACAACATCTGTGTAAACGCTGTGGCGCCGGGCGGTATCGATACCCCCCTCCTCGATATGTACGGACCCAAAGGCAAGGAGATCCTGCGGGCCTCCACCCCCCGGGGATTGGGCCGTCCCGAAGACGTGGCCGAGGCCGTTGTCTTCCTGGTCTCGGACCGGGCGAGTTTCATAACAGGGGAGATCCTAGACGTGAATGGAGGCTCCCTCATGGATTGA
- a CDS encoding ABC transporter ATP-binding protein — translation MRLLEVADVYSGYGATEVLHGVSMHVEGREIVTIIGPNGSGKSTLLKTIMGYLRPTRGRIGFGGRDVTRLRPDRKVRQGISYVPQLDNVFPSLTVRENLEMGGYFLPRRKLEEQTQKIYAIFPILCERQRQKAGTLSGGERQMVAMGSALMVDPRLILLDEPSAGLAPGAALSLFDKIKEINRVGAAIVIVEQNAYESLGISDRGYVLAMGQNEFEGRADSILNNVHIKKAYLGG, via the coding sequence ATGAGACTCTTGGAAGTCGCCGACGTGTATTCGGGCTACGGGGCAACAGAGGTGCTCCACGGCGTGTCGATGCACGTGGAAGGCAGGGAGATCGTGACAATCATAGGGCCCAATGGATCCGGTAAATCGACGCTTCTGAAGACCATTATGGGCTATCTGAGACCCACCCGTGGCAGGATCGGGTTCGGGGGTCGTGATGTCACCCGTCTGAGACCAGACAGGAAGGTGAGGCAGGGGATAAGCTATGTCCCCCAACTGGACAACGTCTTCCCCTCGCTCACGGTTCGCGAGAACCTCGAGATGGGGGGATACTTCCTACCCAGGAGGAAGCTGGAGGAACAGACCCAGAAAATATACGCCATTTTCCCGATTCTGTGCGAAAGGCAGAGGCAGAAAGCCGGCACCCTGAGTGGTGGAGAGAGACAGATGGTGGCCATGGGCAGTGCCCTCATGGTCGACCCGAGGCTGATTCTCCTCGATGAACCTTCGGCCGGGTTGGCCCCGGGGGCAGCCCTCTCCCTGTTCGACAAGATCAAGGAGATCAACCGGGTGGGAGCCGCCATCGTGATCGTGGAACAGAACGCATACGAATCCCTGGGAATCTCGGACAGGGGGTATGTTCTGGCCATGGGCCAGAACGAGTTCGAGGGCAGGGCCGACAGTATACTGAACAACGTCCACATCAAGAAGGCGTATCTGGGAGGTTGA
- the ilvD gene encoding dihydroxy-acid dehydratase, producing the protein MWTGKKLFEGIEGARRRAIYKAGGYSNEDLRRPHIGIVDTWNEAAPGHMHMRQIAEAVKGGVWQGGGTPFEFGTISTCGSPCVGAENKALRYELVIRDVIAASIEIVAMEHMFDGLVLLSSCDSIIPAELMAAARLDIPSILVTGGPMQPGRHRGRDIVMSQLDEACLGGIKAERVTEEEILEMEEEVCPGPGACPLMGTANTMQILSEALGMSLPGSSTVPAVSSHRIRLARQSGRQVVELVGRGLSPSRIMTREALRNAIVVDLAIGGSTNAVLHLLTFARELGVELSLDDFDRLSRKTPCICAVIPNGPYTVVDLHEAGGARAVMGEVADLLDLGCLSVSGKRIGDNIKGATVRDRRVITGREAPVYGEGGLAVLKGNLAPRGCVTRPTSFPGEMLRHEGPARVFDSDEDAVKAIYDGRVNRGDVVVVRYEGPRGAPGMREVMLSTDALVGMGLSGSIVLVTDGRFSGFTQGAAIGHISPEAMAGGPLAIVRDGDIIEVDVVGRRLDIHLTEREIKTRLDGWRPPEAKVKKGVLTIYSRLAEQAEGGATIDTRLGG; encoded by the coding sequence ATGTGGACGGGAAAGAAGCTCTTTGAGGGGATAGAGGGGGCGAGACGGCGGGCCATATACAAGGCAGGGGGGTACTCCAACGAGGATTTGAGAAGGCCGCACATCGGAATTGTCGACACGTGGAACGAGGCGGCTCCCGGGCACATGCACATGCGCCAGATAGCCGAGGCCGTGAAGGGAGGTGTCTGGCAGGGAGGCGGTACTCCTTTTGAGTTCGGTACGATTTCCACCTGCGGGTCCCCGTGTGTGGGAGCGGAGAACAAGGCCCTCAGGTATGAACTGGTGATCAGGGACGTAATCGCTGCCTCGATCGAGATCGTGGCCATGGAGCATATGTTCGACGGGCTGGTTCTCCTCTCTTCCTGTGACAGTATCATCCCGGCAGAGTTGATGGCGGCGGCCCGGCTGGATATACCCTCTATCCTGGTGACAGGAGGCCCCATGCAGCCGGGCCGGCACAGGGGAAGAGACATAGTCATGTCCCAGCTCGATGAGGCGTGCTTGGGAGGTATCAAGGCGGAAAGAGTCACAGAGGAGGAGATACTCGAGATGGAGGAGGAGGTCTGCCCAGGGCCTGGGGCCTGTCCGCTCATGGGGACGGCCAATACCATGCAGATTCTCTCGGAGGCCCTGGGCATGTCCCTGCCCGGTTCGTCGACCGTGCCCGCTGTTTCGTCCCATAGGATCCGGTTGGCCCGGCAATCGGGCAGGCAGGTCGTTGAGCTCGTGGGGAGAGGGCTCAGCCCCTCTCGGATCATGACCCGGGAGGCCCTTAGAAACGCGATCGTCGTCGACCTGGCGATCGGGGGATCGACCAATGCGGTGCTCCACCTGCTCACCTTTGCACGGGAGTTGGGAGTGGAGCTTTCCCTCGACGATTTCGACCGGCTGAGCAGAAAGACCCCCTGCATCTGTGCGGTGATTCCCAACGGCCCCTATACGGTTGTGGATCTTCACGAGGCAGGAGGAGCGAGGGCCGTGATGGGAGAGGTGGCGGACCTTCTCGATCTCGGCTGTCTGAGCGTAAGCGGAAAGAGAATAGGAGACAACATCAAGGGAGCGACCGTAAGAGACAGGAGGGTAATTACGGGAAGAGAGGCTCCGGTTTACGGGGAAGGGGGGTTGGCCGTGCTCAAGGGGAATCTCGCTCCCCGGGGATGCGTGACGAGACCCACGTCCTTTCCCGGGGAGATGCTCAGACACGAGGGGCCGGCCAGGGTCTTTGACTCTGACGAGGATGCTGTGAAGGCGATCTACGACGGCAGGGTGAACAGGGGAGACGTTGTGGTGGTGCGATATGAGGGCCCGAGGGGAGCCCCTGGAATGCGGGAGGTGATGCTTTCCACGGATGCCCTGGTGGGGATGGGGCTGAGCGGTTCGATAGTCCTTGTCACGGACGGCCGGTTCTCGGGTTTTACTCAAGGTGCAGCCATAGGCCACATCTCTCCCGAGGCCATGGCAGGTGGGCCCCTCGCCATCGTCAGAGACGGAGACATCATCGAGGTCGACGTGGTCGGACGCCGCCTCGATATCCATCTGACGGAGCGGGAGATCAAGACGCGGCTCGACGGGTGGAGACCTCCGGAGGCGAAGGTAAAAAAGGGGGTGCTCACCATATACTCTCGCTTGGCTGAGCAGGCAGAGGGGGGGGCTACCATCGACACCAGACTCGGCGGCTGA
- a CDS encoding ABC transporter substrate-binding protein, producing MRDSRRIIIGFAALALIAFVSGFAGVPCGLAQQKEPVKIGVLIPLTGSSGFGGERELRGIKIALEEINELGGVLGGRPVKIIVEDTESRPKAGMDGIHKLVDVDKVPIVLGAHNSSVTIPTATYANSRGVVQISLASTSPDLHKIGPFHFSVVATDEIMGADMVRFAMKDTGQKDFGILVMNDPYGVGLGRAMRKVIEDAGGRVVSEVRYELNKSDYRAELQRLFAPRPPAILSVAWAEMSRIIQKQAYEMGLSATVKDSWYSAYFADSVEACIPETVEGRKGLDVVAAKGPRFDEFAEKYRKLVGDKAEFISYYPPIAYDGMWIAALAIDMAGTTDPDTIRRVLPVTFKLYRGVSDPDMSVDEDGIQRTQIFQGYVYRDGKVVPYDVKW from the coding sequence ATGAGAGACTCGAGAAGGATCATCATCGGGTTTGCTGCCCTCGCGCTGATTGCTTTTGTCTCGGGTTTTGCGGGGGTACCTTGCGGGCTCGCCCAGCAGAAGGAGCCCGTGAAAATAGGGGTTCTTATTCCCCTGACCGGATCTTCCGGCTTCGGCGGCGAACGGGAACTCAGGGGAATAAAGATCGCCCTGGAGGAGATAAACGAGTTGGGAGGGGTTCTCGGGGGCCGTCCGGTGAAGATTATCGTGGAGGATACGGAATCGCGGCCAAAAGCCGGGATGGACGGCATTCATAAGCTCGTCGACGTGGACAAGGTCCCCATCGTTCTCGGAGCACATAACAGCAGCGTCACCATCCCCACCGCCACCTATGCGAACAGCCGCGGAGTCGTCCAGATCAGCCTCGCTTCAACCTCACCGGATCTTCACAAGATCGGTCCCTTCCATTTCTCGGTGGTCGCCACCGATGAGATCATGGGGGCCGACATGGTTCGGTTCGCCATGAAGGACACCGGCCAGAAAGACTTCGGCATACTGGTGATGAACGACCCCTATGGAGTCGGCCTGGGCAGGGCGATGAGAAAGGTGATCGAGGACGCAGGGGGAAGGGTCGTATCCGAGGTGAGATACGAACTCAACAAGTCCGACTACCGGGCAGAGCTCCAGAGGCTCTTTGCTCCGAGACCACCGGCGATCCTTTCTGTGGCATGGGCCGAGATGTCGAGGATAATCCAGAAACAGGCTTACGAGATGGGACTTTCGGCCACAGTGAAGGACTCCTGGTATTCAGCCTATTTCGCGGACTCCGTCGAGGCATGTATCCCCGAGACCGTAGAAGGCAGGAAGGGACTCGACGTCGTGGCGGCCAAGGGCCCGAGATTCGACGAGTTCGCGGAGAAGTACAGGAAACTCGTGGGAGACAAGGCCGAGTTCATCTCCTACTACCCTCCCATCGCCTATGACGGGATGTGGATTGCTGCCCTGGCCATCGATATGGCGGGAACAACGGATCCGGACACCATCCGGAGGGTTCTCCCCGTGACGTTCAAACTCTACAGGGGGGTCTCGGATCCGGACATGTCCGTGGACGAGGACGGGATCCAGAGGACCCAGATATTTCAGGGCTACGTGTACAGAGACGGGAAGGTCGTCCCATATGATGTCAAGTGGTAG